CTAACATGGAAGTCATTAGTATTAGCATATTGGCATTTACCAAAAATGTATTTCGTCTGATATTTTCTGAATTCTACACAACGTAGCTTTAAGTTGAGTATATTTTTTAAGAATTTACAACTGATTCAATGCAATTAACATACAGCCAGGATCGTAACACAGTTTTTCCATGTTACTGTGTTTTCCAGGTGCTGAACCTGCTGCTGGACCTGGACCCAGACTTTTATATCATAGGGAAGCGCTACATTAACGTCTTACAAATCTGCTGTCATTTAGTAGCTATGAGCTCTGCGTGTTACAACCCCTTCATTTACGCCTCACTGCACAGCAAGGTGCGCTTGCACCTAAAAGGCTACCTCTGTCCTTGTCGTAATCGTCAGAGTGAGATGGTGGAGAGGGCGATGTCCAGGAGCTGATTTCCATGCCCGATATGATACAACTGTTGTATAACAGCTCCTGACATCCAGAGTGCTGTTTTTACCCACCTGCACCCCTAACACCGATGTTAACACCTGAGGTGTCCAGGAGAAAAAACCTATTTACATTTAACTATAAAGCAAGGacttttttgtctgtctgtctgtctgtctgtctgtctgtctgtctgtctgtctgtctgtctgtctgtctgtcttcatatAGCTTAAGAATTTATCTACATGAGAAATGGTAGGTTTATTGTTGGGCACCGAAGGACGTGCAGTGTCGAATCTGGTGCAATTTGAAGACACGAAAAAAATTCTAaactttgaaaaagaaaaacaacagcgtTCTGTGCAGGGGCGGGGCTTAAGGGCTCTACAGACTGAGTCCAGCATGTTATCCGCAGCGGACTTTAAATGTTGTGGTTAGTTGCCTGCAGTTCACTTTTGCTGCTGACTCACTTCCTTGGAGTCAACGAGTGATGAGCGGTTTCCAACAGCAATACCGATTCCGAAAGGGCGCTGCACTAGTCCATTTAAACCAGATTTCTCCATGCTTTTCCAGCATTTTGTGACTTCAAGACAATTGGTCCTCTCTTGTAAATTGTCACTAGCGGAAGTGCTAAATAAAGCCACTTATGACAAACAGGCGAAGAAGCAGATCCATAGCAGTGTAGTTTAGTACGATGAAAAAGAAGATTAAGGCATCCACAGGGATCCCTGTGTTTTTGTTGGGCGGCCGAGCTGCTGGCATAGACACTAAGCAGACCCTGCAGCTTTATAAAAGCATGTAGAGCTGAGGGGTTCTGTAGCAGACATGCTGGAAGATGAGACCAGGGGTGGCCACACTGGGTGGATGGCCTGGGTTATACTTAAACAGCAAACGCTAGACTTCAGGGAGCCGACCGAACAATGAACTCTTCTCACCAGACATGGATTATTATGGATCATTGTAGACATTGATAccagattttattattttggccCTGGTACTAAATATCTGTGCTTCAAAATCAGTTATGTATCTCTTGTACTGCATCACCAACATTATATTAGATTTATTATGTTGAAATACACAATGCCTGCTATTTGTAGTGTAACTATGTAGGAGTTATTCTTTATGGTTTGAGTCCACTCTCTTGCGTCACTTGCTGACAAAGATAATATGTTTAGTGTTTGTGCATGCCTATGTACTGTGCATAGAGCTTTGTACTTTGTATAGAGCTGGGTGGAAAAAATCAATTATGTACAGCGCTGGGAGATGAAAACTGCAGCTTATATGTTACCTTCAAACCTTTGTTTGTAAAATCTAACCAATACCAAATTCATAAATGTTACCTGATGAACAAAGGCTTGTACTATGTCTGGAAAAAATATCAACCTAATATTTAGGACATGAAGTATAAAGACAAGCATCACTGTGCTACCGCAATTTCCGTTGAGTAATGATTTAtactttctgtgtttgtcaaAGACTGGGTATACTTTTGCACATGCTTTCTGTTAAAGGACTCACCTAAGAACTGGCAAATGtcatataaattatattaaaacgGCATTCAATTTCGTTCACTTAGTTACTAAAAGTTCTACAGTTTCCATTATTATTGGTGCTTATCCTTTAAAAATAATGGGAAGGGTTGTAACAATGCATTACACACAATAAAAGTATAGTGAAGGGCAGACCAGCCCACTCAACCCACCCCCACTTCAAAATGCCAAAACACCATTTGTTCGTTCAGACAACTGGCAggaactgaaacacacagtgtAGCTTTAGATCAAGCGAATAATCCCCAGCTCCACAGCCAATGCTGCTGATGCCAACTGTCACGTTTTAACAATCAGATTACTTTGCTGTTAGTTGTTGCCATGGCATTTCTCTCCAAATGAACCTTGAAACTGCTTTCAGCTCTCAATTAGATTTGTTTGCCCTGATGCTCTTTGTGAAAGGGTCTGTAAGCGTTATAGTTTTTTTCTTAAGAAGGGTAGTCAATTGGTTTTAAAGGTGACTGCAAGTTGATTTGAAATCTTTGGTATTTCTGTATGACGTAACAAATCAGTGACTATAAGCAGCTATTAACTCGTCAGGACTTTGTGGGtgcagatttgattgacagtggaAGGGAAAACCCAGTGAGAAGAGCGTGTTTCTCCCGCTGGCCCAGCTGGATGATGTCATGCAAATAGAAATAGCTTTTCTAGGCTCTCGTAAAGATTTGCAAATCTAAAACTTCCATGAGTTAAAAAAATGATGATACAAGTGTATGCAGTTTGTTTGCGTTTTTGAAGTGTCCTGTCAGCAGTTTTACAGACATCTCTTTTACATCTCTTTTGGTGGGTTATGGGGCAAATTATTTTTGGGCTACATGGGATTGTTTTCTGTTGCAGTACCACAAGTGGCAGCAATGCATCCAGCTGTTGTTGATGAGAACAACCGAACGTGTGCTGTTTTTAGATTTGTTGAAGCAGTGATTTGATTGTAATGTCATATTGTACTCCAAAACAAGGGGCTAGATCCTCATAATCTTTGTCTATAaggacacaaataaaacaaagaacaatCATCTTTTGCAGTGTAATCAAAACCATATGATTGCACTGTGTATGTAAAAATCCAATAAAACAGTATCATTCTTCTGCCTCTCATAGTCATTAGTCACTAGCAGATGATGCCTTTATACTAAGCTGTCAGCAATCTTGATAATGCAAGGCTATCATAAATGCAGAgtgcaaaagaaagaagaagataatGCCCCCAATACACCCGATATAATATTCCCAATGCACCCAAGATATAGAGATGATATTGTTGCCCTATATGGAACTCTCAAGGTGAAAATGCTGACAACTTCTTTTGGCCACTTCAGCTGTTTGGATAAGGCTGAGAGCTGCACTCGCTCATTGTCTTCATATTCATAAACAAAGCTCTTTACAGTGGGGATTTAGACTTGCTTGTTCCCTGTACTACTAGAAAGATTTAAATTAAACTACCTTAAATGATGAGCTGTAGCAAGTTTTAAAAGGGAAGTTAATGAAGTGATAAGGTGttacatgaaaaagaaaaagaaggtaaTTATTCTGAGTAAACTGAACCATGAAATTATCACCATGACTGGAAATTTGACATTGCTGTAATAGTGTAAAGCTATAGTGCAGATATCGTGAAGAGCACATGGTAATCATTTCAAACACTGCATCACAGATATGCTTTCATgttattcaaataaacaaaactataTATTGTTTTGATAAATGTAAGTGGTTTATGGTAATTTGCTAAATAACTGAGCATGATATACTGCTTGTTTCCCTGCAGTCTTTATGTGCATTTAAACTTGTcaataagaaaaacagaacaagaTAACATTGTGGTTATGTCTGTTGTACTTCACCACATGTACGTGCAAGCACACTGGTGCACAACCGAATGAAAAaccacagacaggcagacagacaggcagacaggcagacagacagacagacagacagacaggcagacagacagacagacaggcagacagacagacagacagacagacagacagacagacagacaattacATATCAAATCTAATGATAAACCACTTTGAGTTTGTGGTACAGAAATTAGGACTTGGACAAATTCTAATTCAAATTCAAGTTTGATGATTAAATATTCCTGCTTTATTAGATACACACTTAATAATGCAGCGAGCAGCAAGAGAGCAGcagttccacacacacaataactaaTTAGCAGTGATTGCTCATCATGGAAGGGAAAATTAATTTTATATTGAGCGCTGTTTTATATGCGTCACAATACTGAACTCAACGCTAAAATAACTTCAGTCTGGGAGTAGCTTGATTTTGACCAACCCTGCATTATGAGTCAGAACAGCTAATCAATGAATCCACATTGATTTCCCAAGGAGTCCGGCTACAGTCTGAGTTATCTCATTAAAAGCTGAGTCTAGAGAAAATGGATCTGTAATATATTTGGCCTTCTGCCACAGGATGAAGATTTTTCAAAACTGATTCTCAAATATGCTTTCATGttattcaaataaacacaactatatattattttgtcaaatgtaaGTGATTTATGGCAATTGGCTACATAACTAAAAATGATATACTGTTTGTTTCGTTGTTTCTTTATGTGTATTTgagaaaaactgaaaagaatAATGTTGTGGTTGTGCAAAgctgcaaagaaaaacagactttATATTTAGGCAGGTGTAAATGTCATGTCGCGTTTAATTCTGTGTGTAAATTAAAACTGtgggaaaatgttttgtgtctttattttgtaACTTGTACACTTACACTTAATTAAACATCCTAAATGATAGCCTAAAAACTATTGCAAGTAGAGTTAAAAGAAGAAACCCCGTTTTCCTATTACCTTTAGCaatttgatccattgttgaaattaaaatgttgattaatgGAGATAGATAGAAGTTCCTTTTGTATTTCCTAAAACCAGTGGGCGTTGTAGTTTCTCACAAATATTTCTCAAACAGAAGTGAAAGTTATTATTGGGACATTTTTTAGCCGGGGACTAACCCATACTATACtcttgtgaatatatatttttacaacagAGATCTACGGCACAAAATATACATCAGGACTACAATACTTGTAGGTTGGATATTGGAATGGGTTTGGTatttttatgggatttgttgataTTAGAAATTTCATATTGTAAGTATTTAACACTGAACAACAATGAGCTTGAGTGGAACTGGGTCTcttaaaattatgttttgaaaGACAGCTATGCCACCCACCGGATTACGTTTTTATCAACccaaaaatgaaacattttaatgaataatgTAATATGTTGTTCACTCACagcatatttaatttgttttcttccaaCATCCGCTCATCATCGACTGGAAAAAAACATAGCCAGTGAATATAATGCAGGAAACCGTTACTTTACCATTGATGCGTACTGTatcaacacaaaacattttggaagTATATGAGTGGCATTTTTTCAGAGCTAGCTGTATATCCTGTCTCCATATACAGACTGATGACTCAGTAGTAAAGGCTTTTAAGAAAGAGAACCTTAACAACCTCAGAGATCATACTGGTTACATGCCAAGCGCTCCATTGGTGATGTATTAATTACGCACCATAGCTCTATTGATGGATGAGAGAGACACTGTCTGAATAAtcgacaaaaacaaaacaaagcaataacAGCCTTAATGTTGTCGATTCAATTTCTcaatcctttctttttcttttttctttcttttttttacctgtCTTCTGCACCTATTCAGACACAGAATATAAGACTGTCTCTCtttcacagacaaacacaggtCTCCTGATAACAGCATTCGCCCACTTGACATCTGTGCGGCATACAAATGTGCTGGATCTATTATTAACTTCATGTGCGATGAAAATGCCAAAGTGCTTTATTGGGATTATCATTTCCTACGGCGTTCCCTCTCTGTGGATATGTATAAAACCCCAACTGCAAATAGGTTATAACACGTTTTCTGCATAAACAACCCAAAAGCTGAGCGTCTGTTCAAACCACTGgtttatttgcatttacattCAACATGTTGCGCTAACGGTTAGACAATGAAGGCACACAGTCATGCTAATAAAAGGTTGGTTTTTTTGCATGCTTTAAGAGTTACACTTTGGGTCACACAATCACAATCAACACGTCTTTGTATAGATGGAAGGAAAACACAAGTGCTCTTCAACTCCAGCCAAAAGCCAGAAGTGGCTGGCACTCAAGAACTCTTGGGAGAGCAGAACCGGGGAATAGAATCCAATTACAGAGCTCTGAGATGCATATAATTCAAGCCCCTCCTCTACACTGTGCAGGATATAAGGGAGAAAAAAGATAACTTATATGCACGAAGGGTTGATTAATGGGATGTAAATATTCCTGCTACTTACTCgctaactttaaaaagtgaAGCCATGagttcatgcacacacacatacacacacacacacacacacacacacacacacacacacacacacacacacacacacacacacacacacatgcatataaatGCACAGGTGCACTTATCCACCAAAGCTTTCATATTAAGTTATTATTCGACTTTCCTCTGCTGTATGACGTTAGAGCACAGTCCCCTGTCTTTGTCCCTCTATGCCTCCTCCAGCACAGTTTCACCTCCTCCTGGACTCCGTTACTGACCAACACATACAGCACAGGGTCCACCACGCAGTTCAGACTGGACAATGCCAGCGTACATGAGAAGAAAAAGTGCATTTTTTGTTCAAACTTGCAGTAACTTCCTTGAGGATCTGTGTTATCAATGTAGTAGAAGACTAGTGAGCGCGTGAGCAGGAGAATGTGATATGGCGCAAAGCAAATTGAGAAGATCCCAATCACCCCGAAGGACAGCAGGCGGACCTTCCTCTTAGCCTGGGCGCTCAGGCCGGGACTCTGGCCCACAGTGGCCAACACCCTCCAGTAGCTCAACGCCAACACCAGCAGGGGCAACAGGAAGCCGATGCCCACTCTGACCAGGTTGAACAGGGCTACCGGCTTCTGCATGGGGTAAGTCTCATAACAGCGGTCATTGTTGTTTACCTCATCATGGGCGTCAGTGAGATTGTCATTGACCAGAACCATGATGTGCATCGTTATCACTACAAGATAAACAGTGGCACACTGTGCCCAGGCGTAGCGGGATGTACGGTGGGTCTTGGAGCGGAGTGGGAAGGTGACCACCAGGCAGCGGTCCACGGAGATACAGCAGAGCAGGTAGAGACTGATGTACATGTTGGAGTAGTAGAAGAAGCCAGCTATACTGCAGGACATAGCACTTAGCTGCCAATGGTGGTTCTGCCGGTAATAATTGATCCAAAGGGGCATAGTGAAGATGAAAAGCATGTCGGATAGGGACAAGTTGAGCAGGAAGATTCCTAGAACGTTTTGCCGCCGCACTTGTTGGCAAATGGGGCCCAAGGTCAGCACATGGAAGATTAAACCAAAGATAAAAGTCAGGATGTAAACAGACATCAGGAGGTCACTGATGGCGCTATCGCCAATTTTAACACACACAGGAGTTGAGTTTGTGCTTGTTGCAGGTTGTGTGGTTGTGAAGTtcattgttctttagttttctttcaCTTCCTTTCTGGTTAGAAATTCAACTGTAAAAGAATTAAGAGATTGTTAGTTTAACTGAGTAAAAGTGACACCGGCAACATGAGCTTACTATGATACCATAAAATTCATAGTACAACTTGGACATTTTGTATCCTCCATCCTATTTCGTGGTTCAACAAGCTGAAGAGATAAAGTCATTTGGCCGTCCCCTGATGTTTCTGAATGTGAGGTAGTTTGGCTCTACAATATGCGGTGCTTGGGCAGAGAGTTGAAGTTCCCTTAGAGAAGATACAGGCTTATTCATGCTCTCTGACGATAACAGTTTGCAGTCACGGTTCAAATAGAAACTGAGATTGCCAAAATTGCCCCCTTATTGCTTAAACTGCTCTGTCTGGAGAAAACAAatcatgcattttattttataaatgtccTATTTTTTTATGGAAACGGCGTGCAATTAGGAACCAATCCTGTATATCAAATGAATTAGATGTTCAAACCTCTGCTCCCAATCCCCCCTACCTGTTAACATCTTTTTATGTTCAATGCTGATTTTTTGTAAAACTGTCTATAAATTGCTGCCCTTATTGCTCTAAATCAGAGTGTCAGGCAGGGGCAGCACAGCATTGTATGTTACTGCAATCAGTGCTTAACACAACTTATTTGTCATATTTGTGATTCTGTGTGGACAGAATAACCCACAGTCAGATTCAACCTGTTGCTGCTAATGTAATGTACCCTTAGTCTATTGTCCGATGTAACAGCCATCAGCAGAACTGGGTGGCATAAGCGTCTTTGCCAGACAAGAGgcattttaatgtttactttgGCTTGAATAAGTAATGCTAACTTCCTGCCCAATATGAATTAATCAATGAGTTTCTTCCTTGATTTACACTGATTTACAGTTCCAGTCCATCGCAGAGCTGTGGGTGTGATTCCCGTCTGTCAGGCAGACACATTCttgattatttctctgtgttgCTTCCTGTTGAAGATATTCTGGTGCTGACCGGTCAAACAGTTAAATGGAATAATAAAGTCAGTCTCTCCTTAATGTAGATCCCTTGAAACATTTCCTACAAAGACAacatgtggttgtttttttatgtaaaagaggcctcaattatttaaaaaagaaaagaaagatttaaTACGCAGACTTTATTCTACTCTAGATCAAGCTTTTATGAATTGGAAGAAGGGCCCGATCTACTACTTTAATGAGATGGTTGGAAGCTTTTAAAACAGCCACTAAACGACGGTTTAttcaaatacattcaaaatgcGTAAATTTGCAAAAACTCACTTCACGTCCTTTCCTGAACTGCCTGAGAAAACTTTGTTAGAGAATATAATGTCGCCCCCAGAATCACGAAACAATATCTCATGAATTTATCATTCTTTATTCACAACCGTATTCTATATTTTGGCTTGAGGAAACATTGTTGTGCCTCGTATTGAAGGCAGGTTTACCAAATACAAGGCTGATGCTTTCCTCATAGTCAAACGTTGTATTTTGTTACATTGGAAAAGTCCAATGTTGTATCTTTGTGCCCTTATTTATGCATCACAGAGTCATTCTTTGATATGTGTTTCCTCTCTACCTTCTGTTCTATCACTTAGGCTTGGCCCCGCCGTGTTCAGGAAGCATCTAATGTCATTAACGTCTGAGCGGGGATAGGCCGTCCCATCCAAACTCAATTATGAAGAAGCCATTTAGAGTCTAAACATTTTTAGAGAATGATAATGTGTGCCTGCGCGAGTGTGTCTTTGtgggtatatgtgtgtgtttgtagaaatGGGTTTGATTTAATGGATCATTCCccaaattataaaacaaaactgtcaGTAGTATCGGAAATGACTGCTCATACATCAGATACCTTTTCTAAAGATAAAATCGTGGGTTGCTGTTTGGTCATCAGTCTGGTTGCTATGACTAACCACAAATCTTCCGTTCTTACTAACAGCGACCTAAAACTGTGGAAAGTTTGCTCTTTTCACATGCTATCAtttatgttcttttcttttccttccaaGCTACAGGTTTTCATCTTTTGGTGTATTTCTTACATGTAAAGCATTGCTTCTTTTCATTTATGACATTATCCTGCTGCATGCCTAGTTTACACAGCTGGTACAAGTTTTAATCCATCCTATCATCCATCTGAGCCAACTATGTGTTTGTTAATATTATAAACTGAACTAAGCCTGGTTGTTATTACACTACTTTGTCACCAGCGAGGCTTTAAAAGAGCAAAAGTGAGCCTCTTCTCTCAAGAGGAGGAATGTGACACGTGCCAAATCTTcttttccaagaaaaatggaaaaatatgatttatgttttacagcttgcctccctaatacAAAGGCTGTGTTTCAAAGGTTAACAGTCCACCTGTGCAGTATATTCCAGTATTTTTccactatttgtttttttttaagcactTCTCTACTGCACTCTCCAGCCTGTTGAAGTGGCCACCGCAGGGAGAATGGCAGAAAACATTCAACCCTGCAGAGAATCAACATTtccaaactaattattttttccATGCTGACTCACACAGCCTTGAGCACGCTGTATTTCCACTGACAACAATCCACTGGGGatggaaaaaactaaaaaaagtgaggtttcaaatcaaatgaattCCTTATAAACTCGCTTAAACACCATTAAAAATACCTCACATTTTTAACCTTTTCACTGTTACATTCCGGTACGGTCTAGTATAATTTTAAGACATCCAGAACTGTAATTAATGATGACATTACCTATTGTTTTTGGTGAGAGGTAAGTCTTGATTGTAAAACGAAGCTGTCCAGAGGGTGAAGAGTTTCAGACACATTCCAGAGATGCTTCAAGTTCGGCAGAGTTCAGAGCAGGAGGCTGATAGGACGATCTTCAGAAGACTCTTCAGAGCTGCTGACATGCAGCCAATTACTACAACTACAggttgtgtttctctctgtttactctctgtgtttccttttgtttgagATTTTGATTGAGGCTGCCGATGACAGCCACAGTTGAAATGTCAGCAAGGAGTGTGTGGAAAGGATGAGACGTGCAAAAATGAGAAGACACTGTGGGAGGGAGGTTTGGTTTTGCACACGTGCACAGAGGAAGTATGCACCAGACAGTAATGGACCAcaagtgatgcagatgttaactcctgagagacagaaaaaaaacaggctTCTATCAGTATATATTGTGAGCACTGTGTTCAATGTAAATTGAAACTCTGTGGACACACAGCCAGTAAACATAACACCTAAACATTGATTTCCCCATTTTACTTTCACAGTGATGAGTCTTTTCGTAGTATAACCAGTGTAAATGTTCAGTATAATAGGGATATTTTCACTTCAAAGCTTTACCCTCAGAATAAATTCCCTTTGACGCAGAGTTAGGCTGAATACCTTCATTATGACTCAGTGTTAGAAATCTAAGGTACTTATCGTTTCATTGCTGAACACAATAAAGCTTCTGAGGGTGATTTACATGTTGTGTGCTCTGTACCAGGCAGGGATATGATCAGTGGTTACCAGCGGTAATTCACCCAGAACAAGCCCGTCAGTGAAATATTCAAGGCTCTTTTTATGTTTAGAAAAAGACTCTGTGGCGGAAGCCTGCTGCCGATCTGTTAATGTGTTCAGTAAACATTTATACCAGCTGTGAATGTAGTGTACTTTCCTATGAGCAAGATTACATACCTAATGTTCACCACAGAAAAAGCTGAGGGGTGTAAAGAGGAAGGTTACAAAGAGGAAATGGTTAATAATATTTGCCGATGAGTATAGCAGATACTCTAGGGGCTTTCTGACCTCACCACAACCTTTTCTTTTGACACGTGGGTGTTTTAGAGTCTGTGTCTGTAAGTAAAAGGCAAAAGAAGGATGTTACTAAATGTGTTCGTCATAATACTAGTTCAGCTGATAGTTCAGCTTAGATATTAGAAGGATTTTTAATCCTaaacatgaaatgtaaaaaagaaatgttttgaatgtttttgaagATAGATAGCCACTCCAGTGGTAGAtactcgctctcgctctcgctctcgctctcgctctcgctctcgctctcgctctcgccgCTCAGTATTGGTTTCTTATCTGAGTTTCTCCTGTGGAAAGTTTTTTCGCTGACTTGTTTTCCCTCTGCTTCTAGCATcacatctgtctgtgtgcttttgGGTCCGATCCAACTCTGATGGTATTAAAAACGACGGCGCTGGTTGTTTGTTAAAACACTTGAACAATCTAAAACAATCTGCTAAGGTTTTTTCTGACCTTTTGCAGTCATGTGCATGCATCTACCAATAAAGACATTACTGAAAAGACTGATTGACTTGTCTTGGAAGCCTACCTTCTTGgtctatttctttatttttgtaaatttgtAGTGGAAAGAATATTTGTATAACAGACTATAACGTGTCTCTGTATCTTATAACAAACCATTTTGTGAATATGATACATGTTCTTAATTTTGTAACCAAGTATTTAAT
This genomic interval from Cottoperca gobio chromosome 13, fCotGob3.1, whole genome shotgun sequence contains the following:
- the gpr184 gene encoding G protein-coupled receptor 184 is translated as MNFTTTQPATSTNSTPVCVKIGDSAISDLLMSVYILTFIFGLIFHVLTLGPICQQVRRQNVLGIFLLNLSLSDMLFIFTMPLWINYYRQNHHWQLSAMSCSIAGFFYYSNMYISLYLLCCISVDRCLVVTFPLRSKTHRTSRYAWAQCATVYLVVITMHIMVLVNDNLTDAHDEVNNNDRCYETYPMQKPVALFNLVRVGIGFLLPLLVLALSYWRVLATVGQSPGLSAQAKRKVRLLSFGVIGIFSICFAPYHILLLTRSLVFYYIDNTDPQGSYCKFEQKMHFFFSCTLALSSLNCVVDPVLYVLVSNGVQEEVKLCWRRHRGTKTGDCALTSYSRGKSNNNLI